A genomic window from Mobula hypostoma chromosome X1, sMobHyp1.1, whole genome shotgun sequence includes:
- the LOC134340620 gene encoding SKI/DACH domain-containing protein 1-like, protein MASTMVGIIPRCVDYISSVTLDGFQFGHLEMFGVRLGYLRINGKQMFALSQVLADLFKHVPRTTIRKRMEYLKIKRRRCDLQELRTLKAMKSVPTRAVKCTLISKEDLEALYTVYKDPECTRKKLKVKVREKGHFPSRQDSSYFSDFCGERTVLRTRNSAVPCEEESNRVVESTENGGLFERPGCRSITDPAGQGFTNYENDGKSSFCPLYRERDGFHQDEGRCYPRTVQPAIAVRLNRAGSPVHFRAKYSCCNQSKNAESGFIGNYNSSLPPPALKSVKRMVLSGDIKALSGSPCAQMTQGASLGCSSDSDCSLDPENDSDFGSTDEDEEGESLLSGCSSDDESSSASDSSSAFSGASLHSIRFRQATLPSLCHKTPAVPGQPGPEERPELATGERQSLYAGGAPQSRPFSRQPGYWPSGNATGRQNALKIEAEEVDASQPETARNPTLTPSYFAKRGASQPSHQESSQPSQQRDLLHSDARSGASTALCLGINYLKTSGRDEGTSPAANTQAEGRIKQTFKSSDLNQSSTVTSAAPAQQNVQRVFDPIHRSGFWKLGERESPGNYGLNRKRRKAKHVQGIHRNENGGVQFARGHGASVHRPKHSTSKGEQNRSTLQSKASTIGRWDNGAKKKQVSSRRDKQLNSKGCSAKTPDRIQPWVTAAGKRANLLKDASKCKRVTCGLATPVKTAFSLMGNFPSPPSLVVGDDGDLCPAYSFCSDHSCSMQKAHPVWRWQIGGTAIPLPPSHKFRGFSI, encoded by the coding sequence ATGGCAAGTACAATGGTTGGGATTATTCCAAGGTGCGTGGATTATATCTCAAGTGTTACACTGGATGGATTTCAGTTTGGGCATTTGGAGATGTTCGGCGTTAGACTGGGTTACCTACGAATTAACGGCAAGCAAATGTTCGCCCTGTCTCAAGTGCTAGCTGATCTCTTCAAGCATGTCCCCAGGACCACGATCCGAAAAAGAATGGAGTACCTGAAAATCAAAAGGCGTCGCTGCGATCTGCAGGAACTACGGACTCTCAAAGCCATGAAATCCGTGCCAACACGGGCAGTCAAATGCACGCTCATTTCCAAAGAGGACCTGGAGGCTCTGTACACGGTTTACAAAGACCCCGAATGCACCAGGAAGAAACTCAAGGTAAAAGTGAGGGAGAAGGGACATTTTCCCAGCCGCCAAGACTCCAGTTACTTCTCCGACTTCTGTGGAGAGAGGACGGTGTTGCGGACTCGGAACTCTGCCGTGCCGTGCGAGGAGGAATCCAACCGAGTTGTCGAATCAACTGAAAACGGCGGCCTGTTCGAGCGACCCGGCTGCCGATCCATCACCGATCCAGCCGGACAAGGCTTCACAAACTATGAAAATGACGGAAAATCCAGTTTCTGCCCGCTGTACCGAGAACGGGACGGGTTTCATCAAGACGAGGGCAGGTGTTACCCCAGAACAGTTCAACCCGCCATAGCAGTTCGACTCAATAGGGCGGGCAGTCCCGTTCACTTCAGGGCGAAATATTCTTGTTGCAATCAGAGCAAAAATGCGGAAAGTGGATTTATCGGTAACTATAATTCATCCTTACCGCCACCAGCTTTGAAGTCTGTTAAAAGGATGGTTCTTTCCGGGGATATAAAGGCTTTGAGTGGAAGTCCCTGCGCGCAGATGACTCAGGGCGCCTCTCTGGGATGTTCCAGCGACTCAGACTGCAGCCTAGATCCAGAAAACGACTCGGATTTCGGGTCAACGGACGAAGACGAAGAGGGAGAGTCGCTACTGTCCGGCTGCAGTAGTGACGACGAAAGCTCTTCGGCCTCCGATTCCAGTTCGGCTTTCAGCGGTGCCTCCTTGCACAGCATCCGCTTCAGGCAGGCCACCTTACCTAGTCTCTGTCACAAGACCCCTGCTGTCCCGGGGCAACCCGGACCGGAGGAGAGGCCGGAGCTCGCGACAGGGGAACGCCAATCACTTTACGCTGGAGGTGCTCCCCAGTCGCGCCCGTTTAGCCGCCAGCCGGGTTACTGGCCCTCGGGCAACGCGACCGGCCGCCAGAACGCTCTGAAAATTGAGGCTGAAGAGGTCGACGCGTCACAGCCGGAGACGGCTAGAAATCCCACTCTGACCCCAAGCTACTTTGCAAAGCGTGGGGCCTCTCAACCCAGCCACCAAGAGAGCTCGCAGCCTTCACAACAAAGGGATTTGCTGCATTCAGATGCACGGTCCGGTGCATCCACTGCACTCTGCCTCGGCATCAACTATTTGAAAACCTCCGGGAGGGACGAGGGAACTTCACCAGCTGCCAACACCCAGGCTGAAGGGAGGATTAAACAAACTTTCAAAAGTTCTGATTTAAACCAGAGTTCTACAGTCACCAGCGCTGCCCCGGCCCAACAGAATGTCCAGAGAGTCTTCGATCCCATCCACAGATCGGGCTTTTGGAAGTTGGGAGAGCGCGAGAGTCCGGGGAACTATGGCCTCAACCGAAAACGGCGGAAAGCGAAACACGTCCAGGGTATCCACCGAAATGAAAATGGCGGAGTGCAGTTTGCGAGGGGCCACGGTGCCTCCGTCCACCGCCCCAAACACTCTACCTCAAAAGGAGAACAAAACCGCAGCACTTTACAGAGCAAAGCTTCGACCATTGGTAGGTGGGACAATGGTGCAAAAAAGAAACAGGTTTCTTCCAGGCGTGACAAACAGCTTAACTCCAAGGGATGCTCCGCGAAGACACCTGACAGGATTCAACCTTGGGTGACCGCGGCAGGCAAGAGGGCGAATTTGCTGAAAGACGCGTCGAAGTGCAAACGAGTCACTTGCGGATTAGCAACGCCAGTAAAGACAGCTTTTAGCCTCATGGGGAATTTCCCCTCGCCACCCTCACTGGTTGTGGGGGACGATGGTGATCTGTGCCCAGCCTATTCGTTTTGCTCTGATCATTCCTGTTCAATGCAGAAAGCTCACCCGGTGTGGAGATGGCAAATCGGGGGCACCGCCATCCCTCTTCCGCCAAGCCATAAATTCAGGGGCTTCAGCATTTAA